A portion of the Actomonas aquatica genome contains these proteins:
- a CDS encoding Hsp33 family molecular chaperone HslO, whose product MSSDASTPVNDADSGLEVRTFFVRERNALVAQADFGPLFVDYYLHLNDHGIKPAPEHDAMFKRALAGFVLHCASRPWNEMTAWTINFQQPLVNLFLTGDNETGAVTGRVFDENVKELPDNLFYADVIRGKQPKRRSSVTFAGDDPLVAVEAFYGQSEQRGARYFQLAEETFALVSEHPDCDMPWFEALTAEDVGRIHETETTNLMERRIQRWHCGCNQKRMMQVLAVPFQSQGEALFGEDPAIEIRCPRCSARHVITREAMEAFVAAS is encoded by the coding sequence ATGAGCAGTGATGCATCCACTCCGGTGAATGACGCGGATTCCGGCCTCGAGGTCCGGACGTTTTTTGTGCGCGAACGCAACGCGTTGGTGGCGCAGGCGGACTTTGGTCCGCTGTTCGTCGACTACTACCTCCACCTCAATGATCATGGCATCAAGCCGGCGCCGGAGCATGACGCGATGTTCAAGCGGGCCTTGGCGGGGTTCGTCCTGCACTGCGCTTCGCGGCCGTGGAATGAGATGACGGCGTGGACGATCAATTTCCAGCAGCCCTTGGTGAACCTGTTCCTGACCGGAGACAACGAGACGGGGGCGGTGACCGGGCGGGTCTTTGACGAGAACGTGAAGGAGCTGCCGGACAATTTGTTTTATGCCGACGTGATTCGGGGCAAGCAGCCGAAGCGGCGCAGCTCGGTGACGTTTGCGGGCGACGATCCGCTGGTGGCGGTGGAGGCGTTTTACGGTCAGAGCGAACAACGCGGGGCGCGGTATTTTCAGTTGGCCGAGGAGACGTTTGCGCTGGTGAGTGAACACCCGGATTGCGACATGCCGTGGTTTGAGGCGCTCACGGCGGAGGACGTCGGGCGTATCCACGAAACGGAGACGACCAATCTGATGGAGCGGCGGATTCAGCGCTGGCATTGTGGCTGCAATCAAAAGCGCATGATGCAGGTTCTGGCGGTGCCGTTTCAGTCGCAGGGCGAGGCGTTGTTTGGCGAGGATCCGGCGATCGAGATCCGGTGTCCGCGCTGCAGTGCCCGGCATGTGATCACGCGCGAGGCGATGGAAGCGTTTGTGGCGGCGTCGTAG
- a CDS encoding tRNA threonylcarbamoyladenosine dehydratase, which yields MNSDYADRFGGVGRLFGAAALERLQAAHVVVIGVGGVGSWTVEGLARSGVGHLTLIDLDDLCITNTNRQLPALDGNLGRPKVEALAERVRLINPSCVVSPVSEYITASNADRLLAPEFDIVVDAIDGTTNKADLIAACVRLGKRCVTVGGAGGKRDAAQLRVGDLGEAGGDELLKMVRRKLRKDHGFARGEGNRYGVRCVWSAEKPVYPWADGTCSTEAEPGSNLKLDCASGFGTAVWVTGAMGLTAAQEAVRWLAE from the coding sequence ATGAACTCGGATTACGCGGATCGTTTCGGCGGCGTGGGCCGTCTCTTTGGGGCGGCGGCGCTTGAGCGTTTGCAGGCTGCGCATGTCGTGGTGATTGGCGTGGGAGGCGTCGGCTCGTGGACGGTGGAAGGCCTGGCGCGCAGCGGCGTGGGACACCTCACGCTCATCGACCTCGACGACCTGTGCATCACCAACACCAACCGCCAGCTCCCGGCGCTGGACGGCAATCTCGGCCGTCCGAAAGTGGAGGCGTTGGCGGAGCGTGTGCGGTTGATCAATCCGAGCTGCGTCGTGTCACCGGTGAGTGAATACATCACGGCCAGCAACGCCGACCGTCTGTTGGCGCCGGAATTCGACATCGTGGTCGATGCCATCGACGGCACGACCAACAAAGCCGATCTCATCGCGGCCTGCGTCCGTCTGGGCAAGCGGTGTGTGACCGTGGGCGGGGCAGGCGGCAAACGTGACGCCGCGCAGCTGCGCGTGGGTGACTTGGGCGAAGCGGGCGGCGACGAGCTGCTGAAGATGGTGCGGCGCAAACTGCGCAAAGACCACGGCTTCGCGCGCGGGGAAGGCAATCGCTACGGCGTGCGTTGTGTGTGGTCGGCAGAGAAGCCGGTTTACCCTTGGGCGGACGGCACCTGCAGCACGGAAGCCGAGCCAGGGAGCAACCTGAAGCTCGACTGCGCCAGTGGCTTCGGCACGGCGGTCTGGGTGACGGGGGCGATGGGCCTCACCGCCGCGCAGGAAGCGGTGCGGTGGCTGGCGGAGTGA
- a CDS encoding DNA glycosylase AlkZ-like family protein produces MPLRLPPALSVPAPAARQFALLATGLTRPHPDVATALVHHGFIQIDPINVCGRMHEHIARPRIAAYREGDLHLHLHGLADSAPHGAPTLPAESRTAFEHFHPGRIVLSAFDVEAWPYLQTLMARRSRMPGSWGGKLTAAERRLATDVLAEITTRGALASEHFEHDARGHNGWNSTRVVKVVLDKLFAHGRLLIARRLNGRRVYDLPERILPAAVLAQPRPSPRATQRWIARLKLRQHRLVTLSRAELPLVADEIQPLAVPDCPPLYILRTDRPLLEAALSNNAPPPPEPRLLAPLDPLILDRKVTQKLWDFDYTWEVYTPAAKRQRGYYALPLLAGDRFIGHADLKADRPTNRLKVIGRQCARGHRLAPAVAQVATFLGLKP; encoded by the coding sequence GTGCCCCTCCGCCTTCCGCCCGCGCTCTCCGTCCCCGCTCCTGCCGCCCGCCAGTTTGCCCTGCTCGCCACCGGGCTCACCCGTCCGCATCCCGACGTTGCCACCGCGCTCGTCCACCACGGTTTCATCCAGATCGACCCCATCAACGTCTGCGGACGCATGCACGAACACATCGCCCGCCCGCGCATCGCCGCTTACCGCGAGGGCGACCTGCACCTCCACCTCCACGGTCTCGCCGACTCCGCCCCGCACGGCGCTCCCACCCTGCCCGCCGAGTCCCGCACCGCCTTCGAACACTTTCACCCCGGCCGTATCGTGCTCTCGGCCTTCGACGTCGAAGCCTGGCCCTACCTGCAAACCCTCATGGCCCGGCGCTCCCGCATGCCCGGCTCCTGGGGCGGCAAACTCACCGCCGCCGAACGCCGCCTCGCCACCGACGTGCTCGCCGAAATCACCACTCGCGGCGCCCTCGCTTCCGAACACTTCGAACACGACGCCCGCGGCCACAACGGCTGGAACTCCACCCGCGTCGTCAAAGTCGTCCTCGACAAACTCTTCGCCCACGGCCGCCTGCTCATCGCCCGCCGCCTCAACGGCCGCCGGGTCTACGATCTGCCTGAGCGCATCCTGCCCGCCGCCGTCCTCGCTCAACCCCGCCCCTCGCCCCGCGCCACTCAGCGCTGGATCGCCCGTCTCAAGCTCCGCCAACACCGCCTCGTCACCCTCTCACGCGCCGAACTCCCCCTCGTCGCCGACGAAATCCAACCGCTCGCCGTCCCCGACTGTCCCCCGCTCTACATCCTGCGCACCGACCGCCCCCTGCTCGAAGCCGCCCTCTCCAACAACGCGCCGCCCCCGCCCGAGCCCCGCCTGCTCGCCCCGCTGGATCCGCTCATTCTCGACCGCAAGGTCACCCAAAAACTTTGGGACTTCGATTACACTTGGGAAGTCTACACCCCCGCCGCCAAACGCCAACGCGGCTACTACGCCCTGCCCCTCCTCGCGGGAGATCGTTTCATCGGCCACGCCGACCTCAAAGCTGACCGCCCCACCAACCGCCTCAAAGTCATCGGTCGCCAATGCGCCCGCGGCCACCGCCTCGCCCCCGCCGTAGCCCAAGTAGCCACCTTCCTCGGCCTCAAACCGTAA
- the pnuC gene encoding nicotinamide riboside transporter PnuC translates to MSEILTGLRSGSPLDQMNLVLGIAGVALMIRRSLWAFPVGLVAVTVQGVLFWQATFYADAKLQGFFFVCLAYGWWHWVKHKGNAPELPITTLGWSARLAWLVGAVVVMLGWGWWQSGHTDAAMPYRDTFIASFSMAAQVLQVRKRLENWAGWVAVNAVAVATYWAAGLTYTSFLYLVFLIMGITGWLSWWRAMKTEEASA, encoded by the coding sequence ATGAGTGAGATTTTGACCGGGTTGCGCTCGGGTAGCCCGTTGGATCAGATGAATCTGGTGCTGGGGATCGCCGGGGTGGCGCTCATGATTCGGCGCAGCTTGTGGGCGTTTCCGGTGGGGCTGGTGGCGGTGACGGTGCAGGGCGTGCTGTTTTGGCAGGCGACGTTTTATGCGGACGCCAAGCTGCAGGGGTTTTTCTTCGTCTGCCTCGCGTATGGCTGGTGGCATTGGGTGAAGCACAAGGGCAACGCGCCGGAGCTGCCGATCACGACGCTGGGCTGGTCGGCGCGGTTGGCATGGCTGGTCGGCGCGGTGGTGGTGATGCTGGGCTGGGGCTGGTGGCAGAGTGGCCACACCGATGCGGCCATGCCCTATCGCGATACGTTCATCGCATCGTTCAGCATGGCGGCGCAGGTGCTGCAGGTGCGCAAGCGGTTGGAAAACTGGGCGGGCTGGGTCGCGGTGAATGCGGTGGCGGTGGCGACCTATTGGGCAGCGGGGCTGACCTATACCTCCTTTCTTTACCTGGTCTTTTTGATCATGGGCATCACCGGCTGGTTGAGTTGGTGGCGGGCGATGAAAACGGAGGAAGCGAGCGCATGA
- a CDS encoding mechanosensitive ion channel family protein, which produces MNPLLESLQTFLEAHKFSDYWSEVITTAVGFTLLALLAVLINVLAKRVILNVVHVVVKRTRFTWDDQLQETGVFTRLSHLAPAIVINTFGPSVLGNEPLLSAVVHGIVTIYLICIWLGVLFALLNGIQIAIEKRKARKGVPVKGFVQAIKLTAVVVGVIFILAVVLNKSPVLLFSGLGAVTAVLLLVFKDAILGFVAGIQISANDMVRVGDWIEMPKAGADGDVIDVALTTVKVQNWDKTITTIPAYSLISDSFRNWRGMSDSGGRRIKRSIFFDISSIGFANPEQLERWSKIGHVREHLDRKRQEIAADNEKLGDEANVLGNGRRLTNIGTFRAYCLNYLKTHPSVDTGKTLLVRQLQPTPHGLPLEIYCFANNTAWAVYEGIQADIFDHLFAVAKVFDLEVYQQPSGADFSDSLSALSTARRDVE; this is translated from the coding sequence ATGAACCCACTTCTCGAATCCCTGCAGACCTTTTTGGAGGCCCACAAGTTCTCCGACTATTGGAGTGAGGTCATCACGACCGCGGTCGGTTTCACGTTGCTCGCGCTGCTGGCGGTGCTGATCAACGTGCTCGCCAAGCGCGTCATCCTGAACGTCGTGCACGTGGTGGTGAAGCGCACGCGTTTCACCTGGGACGATCAATTGCAGGAGACGGGGGTCTTCACGCGCCTCTCGCACCTCGCGCCGGCGATTGTGATCAATACCTTTGGTCCGAGTGTGTTGGGCAACGAGCCGCTGCTATCGGCGGTGGTGCACGGCATCGTGACGATCTACCTGATCTGCATTTGGCTGGGGGTGTTGTTTGCGCTGCTGAATGGCATCCAGATCGCAATCGAGAAACGCAAAGCGCGCAAAGGCGTGCCGGTTAAAGGGTTTGTGCAGGCGATCAAACTCACCGCCGTGGTGGTGGGCGTGATCTTCATCCTGGCCGTCGTGCTCAATAAATCGCCGGTGTTGCTTTTCTCCGGCCTGGGCGCGGTCACGGCGGTGCTGTTGTTGGTCTTCAAAGATGCCATCCTCGGCTTCGTGGCGGGGATCCAGATTTCGGCCAACGACATGGTGCGCGTGGGGGACTGGATCGAGATGCCGAAGGCCGGGGCGGACGGTGATGTGATCGACGTCGCGCTCACCACGGTGAAGGTGCAGAACTGGGACAAGACGATCACGACGATCCCGGCCTACAGTCTCATCTCGGACTCCTTCCGCAACTGGCGCGGCATGTCGGACTCCGGTGGCCGCCGCATCAAGCGCTCGATTTTCTTCGACATCAGCTCGATCGGCTTCGCCAACCCGGAGCAATTGGAACGCTGGTCGAAGATCGGCCACGTGCGGGAGCACCTCGACCGCAAGCGGCAGGAGATTGCGGCCGACAACGAGAAGCTTGGCGACGAAGCCAACGTGCTCGGCAATGGTCGGCGTCTGACGAACATCGGCACGTTCCGCGCGTATTGCCTCAACTACCTCAAAACGCATCCGAGTGTGGACACGGGCAAAACGCTGCTGGTGCGTCAGCTCCAGCCGACGCCGCACGGCCTGCCGTTGGAGATCTATTGCTTCGCCAACAACACGGCGTGGGCGGTTTACGAAGGCATTCAGGCCGACATTTTTGATCACCTCTTTGCGGTCGCGAAGGTGTTTGATCTCGAAGTGTATCAGCAACCGAGTGGCGCGGATTTCAGTGATAGCCTCTCGGCGCTCAGCACCGCCCGTCGCGACGTCGAATGA
- a CDS encoding DUF72 domain-containing protein has translation MSEAGAAGAVSTRVRIGCPVWAHAPWRGTFFTREARREEFLGQYASVFATAEGNATFYGLPSEKTVARWAEEAPDWWRFAFKFPRVISHDRALLNCAGDTAAFFARLEPVAERCGPFFLQLHQNFGPERLELLRDYLAGLPSGFSYAVEVRNRAFFTNGKDETALDAMLCELGVDRVNFDTRPLFAAAVDREDDAAQEALSKKPRVPVRFTATGRRPFVRWVGDPQVVKNDAWLAEWVDVVARWVEEGREPYVFIHHADDLHAPPLARRFQAMLHARCPAAVPAPAVWPGEAEPGEDELPGAQLGLF, from the coding sequence ATGAGTGAGGCTGGTGCAGCAGGTGCGGTGTCGACGCGTGTGCGGATCGGGTGTCCGGTGTGGGCGCATGCGCCGTGGCGGGGGACGTTCTTCACGCGGGAGGCGCGCCGGGAGGAGTTTCTGGGGCAGTATGCGAGCGTGTTTGCGACGGCGGAGGGCAACGCGACGTTTTACGGGTTGCCGAGCGAGAAGACGGTGGCGCGGTGGGCGGAGGAGGCGCCGGATTGGTGGCGGTTTGCCTTTAAGTTTCCGCGGGTGATTTCGCACGACCGGGCGCTGCTCAACTGCGCGGGGGACACAGCGGCGTTTTTTGCGCGACTGGAGCCGGTGGCGGAGCGGTGCGGGCCGTTTTTTCTACAGCTGCACCAGAATTTTGGGCCGGAGCGGCTGGAGCTGTTGCGCGACTATTTGGCGGGGTTGCCGAGCGGGTTCAGTTACGCGGTGGAGGTGCGGAACCGGGCGTTTTTTACGAACGGGAAAGACGAGACGGCGTTGGACGCGATGCTGTGCGAGTTGGGGGTCGACCGGGTGAATTTTGACACGCGACCTTTGTTTGCGGCGGCGGTGGATCGAGAGGACGACGCGGCGCAGGAGGCGTTGAGTAAGAAGCCGCGGGTGCCGGTGCGTTTCACGGCGACGGGGCGGCGACCGTTTGTGCGCTGGGTGGGCGATCCGCAGGTGGTGAAGAACGACGCGTGGCTGGCGGAGTGGGTGGACGTGGTGGCGCGCTGGGTGGAGGAAGGGCGCGAGCCGTATGTGTTCATCCACCACGCGGACGATCTGCATGCGCCGCCGTTGGCGCGGCGATTTCAGGCGATGTTGCATGCGCGGTGTCCGGCGGCCGTGCCGGCCCCGGCGGTGTGGCCGGGCGAAGCTGAGCCGGGGGAGGACGAGTTGCCCGGGGCGCAGTTGGGGCTGTTTTGA
- a CDS encoding autotransporter-associated beta strand repeat-containing protein: MLVSAAMAPAQTDRTWTGSNASQDDWNRRQNWSSNNEPNGSTERARFNTDGLLTSIEVTAADTTGGIIFTSNLSDSITFYGSGDLTLLNTYGLNTASEGTQTFSVPLSISSTQTWSNTSTSGSLILSGGINLNSASLIFLSSNAGADITADSVISGTGGLTQSGSGTLNLSGINTYAGSTSVSAGTLSISSANALGTTGSGTTVSSGATLALAGSGTTFAAESLTLNGTGASGAGALANTSGNNTYTGNISLASASTVTVASGTTLTTTGTLSGTGNLTKSGAGILDLSSGSNSFSGSTTVSAGTLRASAAGALGSTSGVTVNSGGTLALATSSGTYTPSLTLNGTGTASSGALANTTGANTWSGNITLASSSSIDVAAGSSLDLSGTVSGSAGLTKSSTGTLTLSGSNSYSGATTISAGTLIATTDTALGTSAAGTTVASGATLQLENNISITGEALTNNGQLTNASGTNSFSGTISGSGDVLLSGGQLTLSGTNTFSGDVTVNSGSVLVATSDDALGSGGGTTTIQSGGTLQLTGGIDVDTETGITLAGTGTSGQGAVLSSSGDNILDSVFSLAGDTTISATADSLTVGTQGTSPLFELNGYDVTFNTDGGDINFEADFTDAGDVYKTGSGTLSLNHSEAYPVPVLSADTDFYLQDGTTILNTYNNEDVGILGDVVVGDGIGAAGSAVFQQGHTESGNGYLFNNLISDSSNITINSDGYWDLQGYKEIVNDVTMNGGTIEATNGSGTGDRLDIIGTLTATGGTTATIEGRLGMNNDTAKSIVVDSGATLDINAVLSNGGFDKTGDGTLVLSGANSFTGTAKISDGIVRVDNDSGLGAVAGGTQVLSGGQLQLDGVTIGAESLQIAGSGHNNDGTGALRALAGTTNTWGGNVLMTANARIVTATGADLTIDGNITGSGTTLDVESIGDTTFNGNNTFNTLNKTGAGTLTVTGNNTYANNNIDSGTYALGASNILSDTMDVNLGASGTFNVGSYTDVIDDLNGSGTLTIASGGDLTIDQIGNSGAFTGTLNIDGILTLNGGTIGAADGSASTGTMELTAGNTLNIVDDFNFGGTLLLADNTTLNLVNDGTTFDLGTLRVTGDSVIDFSGSDVGTFNIGTLEIDLGGTIYATSWNSFYDLWTATNFNGATLDARNSTTAQITFEGFTASDTIWLTYDYGANEITVPEPSTYGFLLMSALGGLYALRRRKQSKSKVEA; this comes from the coding sequence ATGCTCGTCAGCGCAGCGATGGCGCCCGCCCAAACCGACCGCACGTGGACAGGATCCAACGCCTCCCAAGATGATTGGAACCGCCGCCAAAACTGGTCTTCCAACAACGAACCAAACGGCTCCACCGAACGCGCCCGCTTCAACACCGACGGCCTGCTCACCAGCATCGAGGTCACGGCCGCCGACACCACCGGCGGCATCATCTTCACCAGCAACCTCTCCGATTCGATCACCTTCTACGGTTCCGGCGACCTCACCCTGCTCAACACCTACGGGCTCAACACCGCCTCCGAGGGCACCCAGACCTTCTCCGTGCCGCTCTCCATCAGCAGCACCCAAACCTGGTCCAACACCTCCACCTCCGGCTCCCTCATCCTCTCCGGCGGCATCAACCTCAACTCCGCCTCGCTCATCTTCCTGTCCAGCAACGCCGGAGCCGACATCACCGCCGATAGCGTCATCTCCGGCACCGGCGGCCTCACCCAAAGCGGCTCGGGCACCCTCAATCTCTCCGGCATCAACACCTACGCCGGCTCCACCAGCGTCTCCGCCGGCACGCTCTCCATCTCCTCCGCCAACGCCCTCGGCACCACCGGCTCCGGCACCACCGTCAGCTCCGGCGCCACCCTCGCCCTTGCCGGCTCCGGCACCACCTTCGCCGCCGAATCCCTGACCCTCAATGGCACCGGTGCCTCCGGCGCGGGCGCCCTCGCCAATACCAGCGGCAACAACACCTACACCGGCAACATCAGCCTCGCTTCGGCCTCCACCGTCACCGTCGCCTCCGGCACCACCCTCACCACCACCGGCACCCTCTCCGGCACCGGCAACCTCACCAAATCCGGCGCCGGTATCCTCGATCTCTCCAGCGGCAGCAACTCCTTCTCCGGCTCCACCACCGTCAGTGCCGGCACGCTCCGAGCCAGCGCCGCCGGCGCCCTCGGCAGCACCAGCGGCGTCACCGTCAACTCCGGCGGCACCCTCGCCCTCGCCACCTCCTCCGGCACCTACACCCCGTCCCTCACCCTCAACGGCACCGGCACCGCCAGCTCCGGCGCCCTCGCCAACACCACGGGCGCCAACACCTGGTCAGGCAACATCACCCTCGCCTCCAGCTCCTCGATCGACGTCGCCGCCGGCTCCTCCCTCGACCTCAGCGGCACCGTCTCCGGCAGCGCCGGCCTGACCAAATCCAGCACCGGCACCCTTACCCTCTCCGGCTCCAACTCCTACTCCGGGGCCACCACCATCAGCGCCGGCACCCTCATCGCCACCACCGACACCGCCCTCGGCACCTCCGCCGCTGGCACCACCGTCGCCAGCGGCGCGACCCTCCAGCTCGAGAACAACATCAGCATCACCGGCGAGGCTCTCACCAACAACGGCCAACTCACCAACGCCTCGGGCACCAATTCCTTCTCCGGCACCATCTCCGGCTCCGGCGATGTCCTCCTCAGCGGCGGCCAACTCACCCTCTCCGGCACCAACACTTTTTCCGGCGACGTCACCGTCAACTCCGGCTCCGTCCTCGTCGCCACCTCCGATGACGCCCTCGGCTCCGGCGGCGGCACCACCACCATCCAATCCGGCGGCACCCTCCAACTCACCGGCGGCATCGATGTCGACACCGAGACCGGCATCACCCTCGCCGGCACCGGCACCTCCGGCCAGGGCGCCGTCCTTAGCTCCTCCGGCGACAACATCCTCGACTCCGTCTTCTCCCTTGCCGGTGACACCACCATCTCCGCCACCGCCGACTCCCTCACCGTCGGCACCCAAGGCACCTCCCCCCTCTTTGAACTCAACGGCTACGACGTCACCTTCAACACCGACGGCGGCGACATCAACTTCGAGGCCGACTTCACCGACGCCGGCGACGTCTACAAAACCGGCTCCGGCACCCTCTCCCTCAATCACTCCGAAGCCTACCCCGTCCCGGTGCTCTCCGCCGATACCGACTTCTACCTCCAGGACGGCACCACCATCCTCAACACCTACAACAACGAAGACGTCGGCATTCTCGGCGACGTCGTGGTGGGTGACGGCATTGGTGCCGCCGGCTCCGCCGTCTTCCAGCAGGGTCACACCGAAAGCGGCAACGGTTACCTCTTCAATAACCTCATCTCCGACTCCTCCAATATCACCATCAACTCCGACGGTTACTGGGACCTCCAAGGCTACAAGGAGATCGTCAACGACGTCACCATGAACGGCGGCACCATCGAAGCCACCAATGGTTCCGGCACCGGCGACCGCCTCGACATCATCGGCACCCTCACGGCCACCGGCGGCACCACCGCCACCATCGAGGGCCGGCTCGGCATGAACAACGACACCGCCAAATCCATCGTCGTCGACTCCGGTGCCACCCTCGACATCAACGCCGTGCTCTCCAACGGCGGCTTCGACAAAACCGGCGACGGCACCCTCGTCCTCTCCGGCGCCAACTCCTTCACCGGCACCGCCAAGATCTCCGACGGCATCGTGCGCGTCGACAACGACTCCGGCCTCGGCGCTGTCGCCGGCGGCACCCAGGTCCTCTCCGGCGGTCAGCTCCAACTCGACGGCGTCACCATCGGTGCCGAGTCCCTCCAGATCGCCGGCTCCGGTCACAACAACGACGGCACCGGGGCCCTCCGCGCCCTCGCCGGCACCACCAACACCTGGGGCGGCAACGTGCTCATGACCGCCAACGCCCGCATCGTCACCGCCACCGGCGCCGACCTCACCATCGATGGCAACATCACCGGCTCCGGCACCACCCTCGACGTCGAGTCCATCGGCGACACCACCTTCAACGGTAACAACACTTTCAATACGCTCAACAAAACCGGCGCCGGCACCCTCACCGTCACCGGCAACAACACCTACGCCAACAACAACATCGACAGCGGCACCTACGCCCTCGGCGCGTCCAACATCCTCTCCGACACCATGGATGTGAACCTCGGCGCCTCCGGCACCTTCAACGTCGGCTCCTACACCGACGTCATCGACGACCTCAACGGCAGCGGCACGCTCACCATCGCCTCCGGCGGCGACCTCACCATCGATCAGATCGGCAACAGCGGCGCCTTCACCGGCACCCTCAATATCGACGGCATCCTCACCCTCAACGGCGGCACCATCGGCGCAGCCGACGGCTCGGCCTCCACCGGCACCATGGAGCTCACCGCCGGTAACACCCTCAACATCGTCGATGACTTCAACTTTGGTGGCACTCTCCTCCTCGCCGACAATACCACGCTCAACCTCGTCAACGACGGCACCACCTTCGACCTCGGCACCCTCCGCGTCACCGGCGACAGCGTGATCGATTTCTCCGGCAGCGACGTCGGCACCTTCAACATCGGCACCCTCGAGATCGACCTCGGCGGCACCATCTACGCCACCAGTTGGAACAGCTTCTACGACCTCTGGACCGCCACCAACTTCAACGGAGCCACGCTCGACGCGCGCAACAGCACCACCGCCCAAATCACCTTCGAAGGCTTCACCGCCTCCGACACCATCTGGCTCACCTACGACTACGGCGCCAACGAGATCACCGTCCCCGAGCCCAGCACCTATGGCTTCCTGCTCATGAGCGCTCTCGGCGGCCTCTACGCCCTCCGTCGCAGAAAGCAGTCGAAGTCCAAAGTTGAAGCTTAA
- a CDS encoding AAA family ATPase, which yields MSDDAVLRVAVIGAESTGKSALAAALAAHFGEPWAEEAVRAFWEARGGHITPWDLATIARGQMANEEVAAAQARRVVFCDTDLTTNVFWADALYDGEIAPWVREEAVRRRQAYALFLWCDTDLVWEADPQRCFADPAEWCAAAGRLRAAYNDVDARVAVVRGEGEARLASALAALAAIGLPVGG from the coding sequence ATGAGCGACGACGCGGTCTTGCGCGTGGCGGTCATCGGGGCGGAGTCGACCGGCAAGTCGGCGCTGGCGGCGGCGTTGGCGGCGCACTTCGGCGAACCGTGGGCGGAGGAAGCGGTGCGGGCGTTCTGGGAAGCACGGGGCGGGCACATTACGCCGTGGGATTTGGCTACGATCGCACGCGGTCAGATGGCCAATGAAGAAGTGGCGGCGGCGCAGGCGCGGCGGGTGGTGTTTTGTGACACGGATCTGACGACCAATGTGTTTTGGGCGGACGCGTTGTATGACGGTGAGATTGCGCCGTGGGTGCGGGAGGAGGCGGTGCGGCGGCGGCAGGCGTATGCGTTGTTTCTGTGGTGCGATACGGACCTCGTGTGGGAGGCGGATCCGCAGCGCTGTTTTGCGGATCCGGCGGAGTGGTGCGCGGCGGCGGGGCGGTTGCGGGCGGCCTACAACGACGTCGATGCGCGGGTGGCGGTCGTGCGGGGCGAGGGGGAGGCGCGTTTGGCGAGCGCGTTGGCGGCGCTGGCGGCGATCGGGTTGCCGGTGGGTGGCTGA